One window of the Ictidomys tridecemlineatus isolate mIctTri1 chromosome 11, mIctTri1.hap1, whole genome shotgun sequence genome contains the following:
- the Gpatch3 gene encoding G patch domain-containing protein 3 gives MALPGEAEEEATVYLVVSGIPSGLRSAQLRSYFSQFREQPGGGFLCFHYRHRPERAHPQATPDSVPTSANPDAEGQVVSQTAATDARSLSTRNTAPAQTRTCCCVISVRGLAKAQRFLRMYSGRRWLDSLGTWLPGRCVIHRLRLPTEASGLGSFPFKTRKELQNRKANNEVFTLADLRQLPELNPPVLMPNGNVGTPLRVFLELIRACRLPPRIITQLQLQFPKTGSSRRYGNVPFEYEDSETVEQEEHVYTAEGEEIPQGTCLADTSAGPYEELEDEREEEEEESHSDDDDDRGEEWERHEALHEDVTRQERTTERLFEEEIELKWEKGGSGLVFYTDAQFWQEEEGDFDEQTADDWDVDMSVYYDKDGGDKDARDSVQMRLEQRLRDGQEHGSVIEHQVGTFERHTKGIGRRVMERQGWAEGQGLGSSCSGVPEALDGDGQHPRCKRGLGYHGEKLQPFGQPKRPRGTGLGLISTIYDEPLPQDQRESLLRRQPPTSMKFRTDMAFVRGSTCALDTPTEPK, from the exons ATGGCGTTGCCCGGCGAGGCGGAGGAAGAGGCGACAGTTTACCTGGTAGTGAGCGGTATCCCCTCTGGGTTGCGCTCGGCCCAGCTACGGAGCTATTTTAGCCAGTTCCGGGAACAGCCGGGCGGTGGCTTCCTCTGTTTCCATTACCGGCATCGGCCGGAGCGGGCCCATCCGCAGGCCACTCCCGACTCTGTCCCCACTTCTGCCAATCCAGATGCTGAGGGTCAGGTTGTCTCTCAGACTGCGGCCACCGATGCCCGAAGTCTCTCCACTCGGAATACTGCTCCTGCTCAGACCCGCACCTGCTGCTGCGTCATTTCTGTTCGGGGGTTGGCTAAAGCCCAGAGGTTTCTTCGCATGTACTCAGGACGCCGGTGGCTGGATTCTCTAGGAACTTGGCTCCCGGGTCGCTGTGTCATCCACCGACTTAGGCTACCCACTGAGGCATCAG GTTTGGGCTCTTTTCCATTTAAGACCCGGAAGGAACTACAGAATCGGAAGGCCAATAATGAAGTCTTCACCCTGGCTGACCTGAGGCAGCTGCCAGAACTGAACCCACCAGTGCTGATGCCTAATGGGAATGTGGGGACTCCCCTACGGGTCTTTTTGGAGTTAATTCGGGCCTGCCGCCTACCACCCCGAATCATCACCCAGCTGCAGCTCCAGTTCCCTAAGACAGGGTCCTCTCGCCGCTACGGCAATGTGCCCTTTGAGTATGAGGACTCAGAGACTGTGGAACAAGAAGAGCATGTGTACACAGCCGAGGGCGAGGAAATACCCCAAGGAACCTGCCTGGCAGATACATCAGCTGGTCCTTATGAAGAGCTAGAGGAtgaaagggaagaggaggaagaagagtctCACTCAGATGAT GATGATGACCGGGGTGAGGAGTGGGAGCGACATGAAGCACTGCATGAAGATGTGACTAGGCAGGAGCGGACCACTGAACGGCTCTTTGAAGAGGAGATTGAGCTTAAGTGGGAGAAGGGTGGCTCTGGCCTAGTATTCTACACTGATGCCCAGTTCtggcaggaggaagaaggag ACTTTGATGAACAGACAGCTGATGACTGGGATGTGGACATGAGTGTGTACTACGACAAAG ATGGTGGAGACAAGGATGCCCGAGACTCTGTCCAAATGCGGCTAGAACAGAGACTCCGAGATGGCCAGGAACATGGCTCTGTGATTGAACACCAGGTGGGCACCTTTGAGCGCCACACCAAG GGCATTGGCCGGAGGGTGATGGAGCGGCAGGGCTGGGCTGAGGGCCAGGGTCTGGGCAGCAGTTGCTCAGGAGTACCCGAGGCCTTGGATGGTGATGGCCAGCATCCCAGATGTAAGCGTGGATTGGG GTACCATGGAGAGAAGCTTCAGCCATTTGGACAACCGAAGAGGCCCCGTGGAACTGGCTTGGGGCTCATCTCCACCATATATGATGAGCCTCTAccccaggaccagagggagtcACTGCTCCGACGTCAGCCACCCACCAGCATGAAGTTTCGGACAGACATGGCCTTTGTGAGGGGTTCCACTTGTGCCTTGGACACCCCCACAGAGCCTAAGTGA
- the Nr0b2 gene encoding nuclear receptor subfamily 0 group B member 2: MTLFIHLSHPIRGSQASRPQPCALHQPLSLTEVIAMPRGAPDSPPPPLPQSSQGQCVCALFFSMNMTSGVKVVGPSSLPPFGGINNTNSSAQRARELGRHRSRSPTMSASQPGACPCQGAAGHPTILYTLLSPSLRPRPSVPPSPSRCLCLQHRPVRLCAPHRTCREALDVLAKTVAFLRNLPSFCQLPPQDQRRLLQGCWGSLFLLGLAQDTVTFEVAEAPVPSILKKILLEKPSSSAGWGQPPDRPQPSLAAVQWLQCCLESFWSLKLGPKEYAYLKGTILFNPDVPGLHASSHIGHLQQEAHWALCEVLEPWYPAGRGRLARVLLTASTLKSIPCSLLGDLFFRPIIGDVDITGLLEDMLLLR, translated from the exons ATGACCCTGTTTATCCACTTGAGTCATCCGATAAGGGGTAGCCAGGCCAGCAGGCCGCAGCCCTGTGCCTTGCACCAGCCACTTTCATTGACTGAAGTGATAGCAATGCCACGTGGAGCTCCCGATTCCCCTCCCCCGCCACTTCCCCAGTCCAGCCAGGGTCAGTGTGTGTGCGCCTTGTTTTTTTCAATGAACATGACTTCTGGAGTCAAGGTTGTCGGGCCATCCTCCCTCCCGCCCTTTGGCGGTATAAATAACACCAACAGCTCAGCACAGAGGGCCAGAGAGCTGGGAAGACATAGGAGCAGGTCCCCAACCATGAGCGCCAGCCAACCAGGGGCCTGCCCGTGCCAGGGCGCTGCAGGCCACCCGACCATTCTGTACACActtctgagccccagcctcagacCCAGGCCCTCAGTGCCCCCATCCCCAAGCCGCTGCCTGTGCCTACAGCACCGGCCTGTCCGCCTGTGTGCCCCCCACCGCACCTGCCGGGAGGCCTTGGATGTCCTGGCCAAAACAGTGGCCTTCCTCAGGAACCTGCCCTCCTTCTGCCAGCTCCCTCCGCAGGATCAGCGGCGGCTGCTACAGGGCTGCTGgggctctctcttcctgcttggGTTGGCCCAAGACACAGTGACCTTTGAGGTGGCTGAAGCCCCAGTGCCCAGCATACTCAAGAAGATCCTGCTGGAGAAGCCCAGTAGCAGTGCTGGCTGGGGACAGCCACCCGACAGGCCCCAGCCCTCGCTGGCTGCTGTGCAGTGGCTTCAGTGCTGCCTAGAGTCCTTCTGGAGTCTCAAGCTGGGCCCCAAAGAGTATGCCTACCTGAAAGGAACCATCCTCTTCAATCCAG ATGTGCCAGGCCTTCATGCCTCCTCCCACATTGGGCACCTGCAGCAGGAGGCTCACTGGGCCCTGTGTGAAGTCCTGGAGCCCTGGTACCCAGCAGGCCGAGGCCGGTTGGCACGAGTCCTCCTCACGGCCTCCACTCTTAAGAGCATTCCATGCAGCCTTCTTGGGGACCTCTTCTTTCGCCCTATCATTGGAGATGTAGACATCACTGGACTCCTCGAGGACATGCTTTTGCTAAGGTGA